In a single window of the Lebetimonas sp. JH292 genome:
- the gmk gene encoding guanylate kinase produces the protein MDGSILVVSGPSGSGKTSLARSACEELQKKAYFSISSTTRPMRKGEIDGVDYFFVSKEEFLKDIEEGYFLEWAEVHGNFYGTSKRQIDKALSEGKIVFLDIDVQGYENVKKLYPNITTGVFITTKDMNTLIKRLEKRGTETKESLEIRLINALNEMKKIDEYDYLLINNEFDESKEFLKAVATASLIKRSKYNVDEFINEWKGNE, from the coding sequence ATGGATGGAAGTATTTTAGTTGTATCGGGTCCTAGCGGAAGCGGAAAAACAAGTCTGGCGAGAAGCGCATGTGAAGAGCTTCAAAAAAAGGCGTATTTCAGTATTTCATCTACAACACGTCCTATGAGAAAAGGGGAAATTGACGGTGTTGATTATTTTTTTGTGAGTAAAGAAGAATTTTTAAAAGACATTGAAGAGGGTTATTTTCTGGAATGGGCGGAAGTTCACGGAAATTTTTACGGAACGAGCAAAAGACAGATTGACAAAGCTTTAAGTGAAGGTAAAATAGTGTTTTTGGATATTGATGTTCAGGGATATGAAAATGTAAAAAAATTGTATCCAAATATTACAACCGGCGTATTTATAACTACAAAAGATATGAATACATTGATAAAAAGACTTGAAAAAAGAGGAACTGAAACAAAAGAATCCCTTGAAATAAGACTTATTAACGCATTAAACGAAATGAAAAAAATAGATGAGTATGATTATCTTTTAATAAACAATGAATTTGATGAATCCAAAGAATTTTTAAAAGCGGTTGCAACTGCGTCTCTTATAAAAAGAAGCAAATATAATGTAGATGAATTTATAAACGAGTGGAAAGGAAATGAATGA
- a CDS encoding response regulator transcription factor: protein MKILLISANPTIEKLFTLSTEKKGDDVIIGNREFVPEDNFEAVFLEKDLYDEEFLNSLKEKFKNAKFVLILSKKDEKLPGFDTYLTKPFLPTDLMDVLEKLPNIQNETKESFDIENFNEDLDLEEENFDLENTQKEEIDDFALDDIDELVEEGDEKPDFEELEELENLPEDEVLITEDELLEEAPDSDIEDTISISEEELQNLEDEDKEGRK, encoded by the coding sequence ATGAAAATACTTTTAATTTCTGCCAATCCGACTATAGAAAAACTTTTTACGCTGAGTACTGAAAAGAAAGGTGACGATGTTATTATCGGAAACAGGGAGTTTGTTCCGGAAGATAATTTTGAAGCTGTTTTTTTGGAAAAAGATTTGTATGATGAAGAATTTTTGAATTCTTTGAAAGAAAAGTTCAAAAATGCAAAATTTGTTTTGATTCTTTCTAAAAAAGATGAAAAATTACCAGGTTTTGATACATATCTTACAAAACCGTTTTTACCTACCGATTTAATGGATGTGTTGGAAAAACTGCCGAATATCCAAAATGAAACAAAAGAAAGTTTCGATATTGAAAATTTTAATGAAGATTTGGATTTGGAAGAAGAAAATTTTGATTTGGAAAATACCCAAAAAGAAGAAATAGACGATTTTGCCCTGGATGATATAGATGAATTGGTGGAAGAAGGCGATGAAAAACCGGATTTTGAAGAACTCGAAGAGTTGGAAAATTTACCTGAAGACGAAGTGTTGATTACAGAAGACGAACTGTTGGAAGAAGCACCCGATTCAGATATAGAAGATACTATTTCCATCAGTGAGGAAGAACTACAAAATCTGGAAGATGAAGATAAAGAAGGTAGAAAGTGA
- a CDS encoding phospholipase D-like domain-containing protein, with protein sequence MPFEGKNAQKELCNIFTHAKKNIKIAMYTFTNKKIAKALKIAAKHGTKIYIIADLEESKYKYSVIPNLAAIKKFDIYLLSGKNYKNGNKAKMHVKMSIIDNKYLIIGSANYSYSAFFKNYEYILITQDKNLINKFNKYFYMLKQNAKAYRLSR encoded by the coding sequence ATGCCCTTTGAGGGAAAAAATGCTCAAAAAGAATTATGCAATATTTTCACCCATGCCAAAAAAAATATAAAAATAGCAATGTATACATTTACCAATAAAAAAATTGCAAAAGCCCTGAAAATAGCCGCAAAACACGGAACAAAGATTTATATTATAGCTGATTTGGAAGAATCAAAATATAAATATTCCGTTATTCCAAACCTTGCGGCAATAAAAAAATTTGATATTTATCTTTTAAGCGGTAAAAATTATAAAAACGGCAACAAAGCAAAAATGCATGTAAAAATGTCTATTATAGACAATAAATATTTGATTATCGGAAGTGCAAATTATTCTTACAGCGCTTTTTTTAAAAATTATGAATATATCTTAATCACTCAGGATAAAAATTTAATAAATAAATTCAACAAATATTTTTATATGTTGAAACAAAATGCCAAAGCTTACAGGCTCAGCCGATAA
- the fliR gene encoding flagellar biosynthetic protein FliR has translation MELINYLTPVNTVTFLLLFIRISSFLAFLPFFSYPTIPMKAKAAFALWLTILFFPISPKITFEINIINVILAVLFESAFAFFVGVALTLIFDILKYAAEQISFVMGFTLANVIDPNSGLNTNIIGEFFTWVALLIFFAFGGDHLEIFLISKTLGSLPFGAVFDIHSMYQFFVIYMFKYFVFGIAMAFPVLAVSILSDIIFGMIMKTMPQFNLLVVGFPIKIGLSFLILIAIMASFANVFQKEFIQAFNVILKIIG, from the coding sequence ATGGAATTAATTAATTATTTAACGCCGGTTAATACTGTTACATTTTTGCTTTTGTTTATTAGAATATCTTCTTTTTTGGCGTTTTTGCCTTTTTTCTCATATCCGACTATTCCCATGAAAGCAAAGGCGGCGTTTGCCCTGTGGCTTACAATACTTTTTTTCCCTATTAGCCCGAAAATAACATTTGAAATTAATATTATAAATGTGATATTGGCTGTTTTGTTTGAGAGTGCTTTTGCTTTTTTTGTGGGAGTTGCCCTTACGCTTATTTTTGATATTTTAAAATATGCAGCCGAACAGATAAGTTTTGTGATGGGATTTACTTTGGCAAATGTAATAGATCCAAATTCGGGGCTCAATACAAATATTATAGGTGAATTTTTTACCTGGGTTGCACTGTTGATATTTTTTGCTTTCGGAGGGGATCATTTAGAAATATTTTTAATAAGTAAAACATTAGGAAGCCTGCCGTTTGGGGCTGTTTTTGATATTCATTCAATGTATCAGTTTTTTGTTATTTATATGTTTAAATATTTTGTTTTTGGAATTGCAATGGCTTTTCCTGTTTTGGCCGTTTCTATTTTAAGCGACATAATTTTTGGAATGATTATGAAAACAATGCCTCAGTTTAACCTGCTGGTAGTAGGGTTTCCTATAAAAATTGGACTTTCTTTTTTAATTCTGATTGCGATTATGGCTTCTTTTGCAAATGTATTTCAAAAAGAATTTATTCAGGCTTTTAATGTAATTTTAAAAATTATCGGCTGA
- a CDS encoding ABC transporter ATP-binding protein — translation MIKAINLKHSFDYLLFSDVNLEIKPKEKIAIIGSSGSGKSTLLHILSSFLKPNEGQVFIDKQEIYKLKEKELIEFRRNKIGVIFQFHYLFNTFTALENIQAAAILCNREVDFDLLDRLKIKDVINQNIQTLSGGQQQRVSIARVLTKKPRIIFADEPTGNLDNVNANEVIEILKEYADENSASIVTVTHDIEIAKKFDKIYELKNKQLVNSEL, via the coding sequence ATGATAAAAGCAATAAATTTAAAACACTCATTTGATTATCTTCTTTTTTCAGATGTAAATCTTGAAATAAAACCCAAAGAAAAAATTGCCATAATAGGTTCCAGCGGAAGCGGAAAATCCACACTTCTTCATATTTTATCTTCATTTTTAAAACCAAATGAGGGACAAGTTTTTATTGATAAACAAGAAATTTATAAACTAAAAGAAAAAGAGTTAATTGAATTTAGAAGAAATAAAATAGGTGTAATTTTTCAGTTTCATTATCTTTTTAACACATTCACAGCACTTGAGAATATTCAGGCTGCCGCAATTTTATGCAACAGGGAAGTTGATTTTGATTTGCTTGATAGACTCAAAATAAAAGATGTAATAAATCAGAATATTCAAACCTTAAGTGGAGGCCAGCAGCAAAGAGTTAGTATTGCAAGGGTTCTAACAAAAAAACCGAGAATTATTTTTGCTGACGAGCCTACCGGAAATTTAGATAATGTTAATGCAAACGAAGTAATAGAAATTTTAAAAGAATATGCTGACGAGAATAGTGCATCTATTGTAACTGTAACCCACGATATAGAAATAGCTAAAAAATTTGATAAAATTTATGAATTGAAAAACAAACAGTTAGTGAATAGTGAGTTGTGA
- the tsf gene encoding translation elongation factor Ts yields the protein MANITAAQVKALREKTGAGMMDCKKALVEANGDEEKAVEILRKKGLAKAAKKADRNAAEGRVEISITPDMKKGSIVEVNCETDFVAKTDEFVEFVSETVKTVNTENITDVENLNKTKFGEGTFEEELKVKIAKIGENIVVRRMATIKAPENGIVNGYIHAGGKVGVLVAAECDRDETCEAIKDTLKDIAMHIAAMKPSFLNPESVPADVIEKEKDIAKAQLLKEGKPENVIEKIIPGKIKKFYEENCLTEQEYVKAEKKENVAKALENAAKKAGGSAKLVDFIRFEVGEGLVKNGCTLADEVAAALQ from the coding sequence ATGGCAAACATTACAGCAGCTCAGGTAAAGGCGCTAAGAGAAAAAACCGGTGCCGGAATGATGGATTGTAAAAAAGCATTGGTTGAAGCAAACGGCGATGAAGAAAAAGCGGTTGAAATATTAAGAAAAAAAGGTCTTGCAAAAGCCGCTAAAAAAGCAGACAGAAATGCGGCTGAGGGAAGAGTTGAAATTAGTATTACCCCTGATATGAAAAAAGGAAGTATCGTAGAAGTAAACTGTGAAACAGATTTTGTTGCCAAAACAGATGAATTTGTTGAATTTGTAAGTGAAACGGTTAAAACTGTTAATACTGAAAATATCACCGATGTTGAAAACTTAAATAAAACAAAATTTGGTGAGGGTACATTCGAAGAAGAATTAAAAGTAAAAATAGCAAAAATAGGTGAAAATATTGTTGTCAGAAGAATGGCAACAATCAAAGCACCGGAAAACGGAATAGTAAACGGATATATCCACGCGGGGGGAAAAGTAGGCGTTTTGGTTGCGGCTGAATGCGACAGAGATGAAACCTGTGAAGCAATTAAAGATACTCTAAAAGATATTGCCATGCATATTGCGGCTATGAAACCTTCTTTTCTAAATCCTGAGAGTGTACCGGCTGATGTAATTGAAAAAGAAAAAGACATTGCAAAAGCCCAGCTTCTAAAAGAGGGTAAACCTGAAAATGTAATTGAAAAAATTATTCCCGGAAAAATTAAAAAATTCTATGAAGAAAATTGTCTTACTGAGCAAGAATATGTAAAAGCAGAAAAAAAAGAAAATGTTGCTAAAGCACTTGAAAATGCGGCAAAAAAAGCCGGAGGAAGTGCAAAACTTGTTGACTTTATCAGATTTGAAGTCGGAGAAGGTTTGGTTAAAAACGGATGTACTTTAGCTGATGAAGTAGCGGCAGCTTTACAATAA
- the rpsB gene encoding 30S ribosomal protein S2, with amino-acid sequence MACNVTMKDLLECGVHFGHQRRRWNPKMKKYIFGVRKNIYIIDLQKTLRFFKYACGIVRDAAAEGKTILFVGTKKQAIDAVKTHAERAGMPYVNHRWLGGMLTNFPTIQKSIRKLEIIEKMEESGQINLLTKKERLILARRKAKLERVLGGIRHMKTLPDMLFIIDTVKERIAVAEANKLGLPVVAPLDTNCDPDVVDYPIPGNDDAIRSVNLFCEKIADAIIEGKEMARSAGEEVEEITPEEINEEIKEVKEEAAAETKSEEEIEKETEDIKEEA; translated from the coding sequence ATGGCGTGTAATGTAACAATGAAAGATTTATTGGAGTGCGGTGTTCATTTCGGACATCAAAGAAGAAGATGGAATCCAAAAATGAAGAAATATATCTTCGGTGTCAGAAAAAATATCTATATTATTGACTTGCAAAAAACTTTGAGATTTTTCAAATATGCGTGCGGTATAGTTAGAGATGCGGCGGCTGAAGGAAAAACAATTCTTTTTGTCGGAACTAAAAAACAGGCAATTGATGCTGTAAAAACCCATGCCGAAAGAGCCGGTATGCCGTATGTTAACCACAGATGGCTCGGCGGTATGCTTACAAACTTTCCAACAATTCAAAAATCAATAAGAAAATTGGAAATTATTGAAAAAATGGAAGAGAGCGGGCAAATTAACCTTTTAACTAAAAAAGAAAGATTGATTTTGGCCAGAAGAAAAGCAAAACTTGAAAGAGTTCTCGGTGGTATAAGACATATGAAAACATTGCCGGATATGTTGTTTATTATTGATACGGTTAAAGAAAGAATTGCAGTTGCAGAAGCAAATAAACTTGGACTTCCTGTGGTTGCTCCGCTTGATACAAACTGTGATCCTGACGTGGTTGATTATCCAATCCCGGGAAACGATGATGCAATCAGAAGTGTAAATCTTTTCTGTGAAAAAATTGCTGATGCTATAATTGAAGGTAAAGAAATGGCAAGAAGCGCAGGAGAAGAAGTGGAAGAAATTACACCTGAAGAAATTAATGAAGAAATTAAAGAAGTAAAAGAAGAAGCAGCGGCAGAAACTAAAAGCGAAGAAGAAATCGAAAAAGAAACAGAAGATATTAAAGAGGAGGCATAA
- the luxS gene encoding S-ribosylhomocysteine lyase, whose product MPMLDSFLVDHVKMPAPGLRIAKKMKTPKGDVITVYDVRFAKPNKEIIDEKAMHTLEHLFAGFMRDNLPNFEIIDISPMGCRTGFYMSIIGKPNDKEVIEAWRKSMQNILDTDTIPEANIYQCGSCYMHSLPGAKKVAKHIIESEIVIMDNKELALNPNNIPNICDVNPNEVKILGI is encoded by the coding sequence ATGCCAATGCTTGACAGTTTTTTAGTTGACCATGTAAAAATGCCGGCCCCGGGCCTAAGAATTGCAAAAAAAATGAAAACACCAAAAGGTGATGTAATTACAGTTTATGATGTAAGGTTTGCAAAACCAAATAAAGAAATAATTGACGAAAAAGCAATGCATACGCTTGAGCATCTGTTTGCAGGGTTTATGAGAGATAATCTTCCTAATTTTGAGATTATAGATATTTCACCTATGGGATGCAGAACAGGATTTTATATGAGCATAATCGGAAAACCGAATGATAAAGAAGTAATTGAAGCGTGGAGAAAATCTATGCAAAATATTTTAGATACTGATACTATCCCGGAAGCAAATATCTATCAATGCGGCAGCTGTTATATGCACTCCCTCCCAGGTGCTAAAAAAGTTGCTAAACATATAATAGAAAGCGAAATCGTTATAATGGACAATAAAGAGCTGGCACTAAATCCTAATAATATTCCAAATATATGCGATGTAAATCCTAATGAAGTTAAAATTTTAGGGATTTAA
- a CDS encoding thioredoxin domain-containing protein, with amino-acid sequence MKKIFLFIGAIMANHLKNADSPYLKQHANNPVNWYEWGDEVFEKAKKENKLIFLSIGYSTCHWCHVMERESFENKEIAGILNKYYVSIKVDREEMSDIDKYYQKAYQLIHRRSGGWPLTIIMTPEKKVFYSATYMPPHYSQYGPGLKEILLSIANDWKENPKKILEIADNFEKYYKENENKKLPKENVDKGIIENIIKKAKNEFDLEYGGVKGAPKFPMESSLDLLIDIYVITKNKDILDILNITLTKMAKGGIFDQVEGGFYRYSVDNKWEIPHFEKMLYNNANLSYIYLRMYKITKNPFYKEVAFKSIDEMLNKYYENGLFFSASDADSNGGEGKYFVYDFDEVNEAFSEFENKEELLNYFGIKKYGNFNGLNNPTIQGERPKNYEKALEKLKLIREKREFPFIDTKKITSWNAMMIRTLFAVGEFDEKYLDTAKKSLEKLIEVMYKDKLYHSFNKNKKNKKEGLLEDYAFLIGALITAYEYTYEEKYLKFVNKLSKEVFLFKKDNWYMNQDKSMKADFSDSSYASSLGVLANDFLDLSLLNYNIELKKEADKIIEEGSYYVKNYPLYYATITKAAIKNILGEYIITSETPLYKGDFSYPYVLWKKGESFEICTIYKCIKKSNNLEEIKEILNIL; translated from the coding sequence ATGAAAAAAATTTTTTTATTTATAGGAGCAATTATGGCAAATCATTTAAAAAATGCTGACAGTCCTTATCTAAAACAGCATGCTAATAATCCGGTTAACTGGTATGAGTGGGGTGATGAGGTTTTTGAAAAAGCAAAAAAAGAAAATAAACTTATTTTTTTAAGTATTGGATATTCTACATGTCATTGGTGCCATGTAATGGAAAGGGAGAGCTTTGAAAATAAAGAAATTGCCGGTATTTTAAATAAATATTATGTGTCAATAAAAGTGGACAGGGAAGAGATGAGCGATATTGACAAATACTATCAAAAAGCTTATCAGTTAATACATAGACGCTCTGGAGGTTGGCCTCTTACAATTATCATGACACCTGAAAAAAAAGTATTTTATTCAGCAACTTATATGCCGCCTCATTATTCACAATACGGTCCGGGACTTAAAGAAATACTTTTATCTATTGCAAATGACTGGAAAGAAAATCCTAAAAAAATTTTAGAAATTGCAGATAATTTTGAAAAATATTATAAAGAAAATGAAAATAAAAAATTGCCAAAAGAGAACGTGGATAAAGGTATAATTGAGAATATTATAAAAAAAGCAAAAAATGAATTTGATTTGGAATACGGTGGAGTTAAGGGAGCGCCAAAGTTTCCGATGGAGAGCAGCTTAGATTTACTTATTGATATATATGTTATTACAAAAAACAAAGATATTTTAGATATTTTAAATATTACCCTAACTAAAATGGCAAAAGGCGGTATATTTGACCAGGTTGAAGGCGGATTTTATAGATATTCGGTAGATAACAAATGGGAAATTCCTCATTTTGAAAAGATGCTTTATAACAATGCAAATTTATCTTATATATATCTCAGGATGTATAAAATTACAAAAAATCCTTTTTATAAAGAAGTAGCATTTAAAAGTATTGATGAAATGTTAAATAAATATTATGAAAACGGGCTTTTTTTCTCAGCTAGCGATGCGGACAGTAATGGGGGTGAGGGTAAATATTTTGTATATGATTTTGATGAGGTTAATGAAGCATTTAGTGAATTTGAAAATAAAGAAGAATTGTTAAATTATTTTGGAATTAAAAAATATGGTAATTTTAACGGATTAAATAATCCTACGATTCAAGGAGAAAGACCTAAAAATTATGAAAAGGCTTTAGAAAAACTGAAACTGATAAGAGAAAAAAGAGAATTTCCGTTTATTGACACTAAAAAAATAACTTCCTGGAATGCTATGATGATAAGAACTCTTTTTGCAGTAGGTGAATTTGATGAAAAATATTTAGATACTGCAAAAAAGAGTTTAGAAAAATTAATCGAAGTTATGTATAAAGATAAACTTTATCATTCTTTCAATAAAAATAAAAAAAATAAAAAAGAAGGGCTTCTTGAAGATTATGCATTTTTAATAGGTGCTTTGATAACCGCTTATGAATATACTTACGAAGAAAAATATTTAAAATTTGTAAATAAACTTAGTAAAGAGGTATTTTTGTTTAAAAAAGATAACTGGTATATGAATCAAGATAAAAGCATGAAAGCAGATTTTAGCGATTCATCATATGCAAGTTCTTTGGGTGTTTTGGCAAATGATTTTTTGGATTTATCGCTTTTAAATTATAATATTGAACTGAAAAAAGAAGCCGATAAAATAATTGAAGAGGGAAGCTATTATGTAAAAAATTATCCGCTTTATTATGCAACTATTACAAAAGCCGCTATAAAAAATATTTTGGGTGAATATATAATAACTTCTGAAACTCCTTTATATAAAGGAGATTTTTCATATCCTTATGTTTTATGGAAAAAAGGTGAAAGTTTTGAAATATGTACAATTTATAAATGTATTAAAAAAAGTAATAATTTGGAGGAAATTAAAGAAATTTTAAATATTTTATGA
- a CDS encoding SagB/ThcOx family dehydrogenase, translating into MKAIDYHNETRHYPNKFAKSLGYLDWANQPNPYKEYINAKKILLPNPKTENLPYEKLYLKNTPKEINLQNLAAFLRYSAAVNAKKVLGMNEWYVRVNPSSGNLHPEETYIILKNGVYHFNVKEFCLEEIAKGENLVENGFVLIFTSIPLRESWKYGERALRYCLLDTGHLIAAGRFSSNLLGWKMEYINDIDEDKLSTLIGLNKAKFYKNEDEIFEAAFYVYTNNKPKINFKNFKNLDYHLEYKKIANDSVRWDIIFETAKNLKRKENFQTALLDEKPEFLPSPFNAYEIIDNRRSALGFEKKYIEKKDFFDILDKTLPRNISPFDVKVTLNRVDFCKQG; encoded by the coding sequence ATGAAAGCAATTGATTATCATAATGAGACACGCCACTATCCAAATAAATTTGCAAAAAGCTTAGGATATTTAGACTGGGCAAATCAGCCAAACCCATATAAAGAATATATAAACGCTAAAAAAATACTGCTGCCAAATCCAAAAACAGAAAATTTACCTTATGAAAAACTATATTTAAAAAATACCCCTAAAGAAATAAACCTACAAAATTTAGCCGCTTTTTTAAGATACTCTGCCGCAGTTAACGCCAAAAAAGTTTTAGGAATGAATGAATGGTATGTAAGGGTCAATCCGTCAAGCGGAAATCTGCATCCGGAAGAGACTTATATTATTTTAAAAAACGGAGTTTACCATTTTAATGTAAAAGAGTTTTGTTTAGAAGAAATTGCAAAAGGTGAAAATCTGGTTGAAAACGGCTTTGTTTTGATTTTTACTTCAATTCCGCTTAGAGAAAGCTGGAAATACGGAGAAAGGGCACTTAGATACTGCCTGCTTGATACCGGGCATTTAATTGCGGCAGGCCGCTTTTCATCGAACCTTCTTGGCTGGAAAATGGAATATATAAACGACATTGATGAAGATAAACTAAGCACACTAATTGGTCTAAACAAAGCGAAATTTTATAAAAATGAAGATGAAATATTTGAAGCGGCTTTTTATGTTTATACAAATAACAAGCCGAAAATAAATTTTAAAAATTTTAAAAATTTAGATTATCATTTAGAATACAAAAAAATAGCAAATGATTCAGTAAGATGGGATATAATTTTTGAAACAGCTAAAAATTTAAAAAGAAAAGAAAATTTTCAAACCGCACTTTTAGATGAAAAACCGGAATTTTTACCATCTCCTTTTAACGCATATGAAATAATTGATAACAGAAGAAGTGCACTGGGGTTTGAAAAAAAATATATAGAAAAAAAAGATTTTTTTGATATTTTGGATAAAACACTTCCAAGAAATATATCTCCTTTTGATGTAAAAGTTACTCTAAACAGAGTTGATTTTTGTAAACAGGGTTGA
- a CDS encoding SagB/ThcOx family dehydrogenase, whose amino-acid sequence MIFVNRVDGIEEGIYYFSRKENSLTQIHKGDFSEASKFANCIQDLGKDSAFTINMVSQKPKKEYEYKLLNFEAGIIGEVLYLEAEAKNLRGCGIGCFFDNLITEEILNNVNYLALYGFSVGSPKTDGRIVKLN is encoded by the coding sequence TTGATTTTTGTAAACAGGGTTGACGGAATTGAAGAAGGGATTTATTATTTTTCTAGAAAAGAAAATTCCCTTACCCAAATTCATAAAGGTGATTTCAGTGAGGCTAGTAAATTTGCGAACTGCATTCAGGATTTGGGAAAAGACTCAGCATTTACTATTAATATGGTATCGCAAAAACCCAAAAAAGAGTATGAATATAAACTGTTAAATTTTGAAGCGGGAATAATAGGAGAGGTTTTATATCTTGAAGCCGAAGCCAAAAATTTAAGAGGTTGTGGTATCGGATGCTTTTTTGACAATTTAATTACTGAAGAGATTTTAAATAATGTTAATTATTTGGCACTTTACGGATTCAGTGTAGGAAGCCCGAAAACTGATGGGAGGATAGTTAAGCTAAATTGA
- a CDS encoding mechanosensitive ion channel family protein, with protein MRFVFILFLFFINLFGGDLNGLVKQINKNSPDYTLDLALVKKIKELNYNNPVLDLNISNQNEYLSLFFKLVDLKKEYNNLPSIIKETNKKIDILSSDNDITSKLQTLYYQKLLDIYNKKYDYIDKNFQNIEKEVYQKLFDIKFDTNLAKNNINYWNKLLNDKQKELEKLKINLQKWQILNNEKNIENIQNLININIQKQKNIYKNLLKNYLILFLDELKNKDKTAFKTAQSIDYYANKLDLNELGEIINDFETFRFGTKAIIYNSKKELEHTLEKFISLIKYPLFKIGNNFITPLDLVLVIFILFIGWFIGKYYKKLIYSLRKKYEISYSSATLLANIGYYTIIFLSFIFSLKIAGLDLSSLAIIAGALSVGIGFGLQNIVSNFVSGIILMFEKTIKVDDYIEIDENTRGKVIDISMRSTVIRTNDNIDLIIPNQDFIQNKVINWTLGDEIVRFRIPFGVAYGSNIEKVEKIVLEAIDKSSLPFLRKEQYKPLVVFIEMADSSLNFELFVWVRGEYAMMPRRTRSKFLKVVYNALNEAGITIPFPQQDLHIKDTVPFEIKIKKD; from the coding sequence ATGAGATTTGTTTTTATTTTATTTTTATTTTTTATTAATCTGTTTGGCGGTGATTTAAACGGGCTTGTAAAACAGATAAATAAAAATTCACCTGATTATACCTTAGATTTAGCTTTAGTTAAAAAAATAAAAGAATTGAATTATAATAATCCTGTTCTTGATTTAAATATTTCAAATCAAAATGAATATTTATCACTATTTTTTAAATTGGTTGATTTAAAAAAAGAATATAATAATCTGCCTTCCATTATAAAAGAAACTAATAAAAAAATAGATATTCTTTCATCAGATAACGATATAACTTCCAAACTTCAGACATTGTATTATCAAAAGCTTTTAGATATATACAATAAAAAATATGACTATATAGATAAAAATTTTCAAAATATTGAAAAAGAAGTTTATCAAAAACTTTTTGATATTAAATTTGATACAAATTTAGCTAAAAATAATATTAATTATTGGAATAAGCTGTTGAATGACAAACAAAAAGAGCTTGAAAAATTAAAAATAAATCTTCAAAAATGGCAGATTTTAAATAACGAAAAAAATATTGAAAACATACAAAATCTTATAAACATAAATATTCAAAAACAAAAAAACATATATAAAAATCTTTTAAAAAATTATTTAATATTGTTTCTTGATGAATTAAAAAATAAAGATAAAACTGCCTTTAAAACAGCCCAAAGTATAGATTATTATGCCAATAAACTTGATTTAAATGAATTAGGAGAAATAATAAATGATTTTGAAACATTCAGATTTGGGACAAAAGCTATCATTTATAATTCAAAAAAAGAGTTGGAACATACGTTAGAAAAATTTATTTCTTTAATTAAATATCCCCTTTTCAAAATAGGAAACAATTTTATAACGCCTCTTGATTTAGTATTAGTTATTTTTATTTTATTTATAGGCTGGTTTATCGGCAAATATTATAAAAAACTGATTTATTCACTTAGAAAGAAATATGAAATTTCTTATTCAAGCGCAACGCTGCTTGCAAATATAGGATATTACACAATTATTTTTCTTTCTTTTATTTTTTCCCTTAAAATAGCCGGACTCGATTTAAGCTCCCTTGCAATAATTGCCGGAGCACTTTCAGTTGGTATCGGTTTTGGGCTTCAAAATATAGTAAGTAATTTTGTAAGCGGAATTATATTAATGTTTGAAAAAACGATAAAAGTGGATGATTATATTGAGATTGATGAAAATACAAGAGGAAAAGTTATAGACATTTCAATGCGCTCGACTGTAATAAGAACAAATGACAACATTGATTTAATTATTCCCAATCAGGATTTTATACAAAACAAGGTTATAAACTGGACACTTGGAGATGAAATTGTTAGATTTAGAATTCCTTTTGGAGTGGCTTACGGGAGCAATATAGAAAAAGTTGAAAAAATAGTTCTTGAAGCTATAGATAAATCGTCTCTCCCTTTTTTAAGAAAAGAGCAATATAAACCGTTGGTTGTTTTTATAGAAATGGCAGATAGCAGCTTAAATTTTGAACTGTTTGTCTGGGTAAGAGGTGAATATGCTATGATGCCAAGAAGAACAAGAAGCAAATTTTTAAAAGTAGTTTATAATGCATTAAATGAAGCTGGAATTACAATTCCTTTTCCTCAGCAGGATTTGCATATAAAAGACACAGTACCGTTTGAAATTAAAATAAAAAAGGATTGA